From the genome of Cydia strobilella chromosome 21, ilCydStro3.1, whole genome shotgun sequence, one region includes:
- the LOC134750936 gene encoding facilitated trehalose transporter Tret1-like, with protein sequence MENKRDKVTRKAFFIQLLSTISIAFLTSLTGFTYAWPSCVIENFRSNETVLSHPMSSLEISLLGSLTNVGGLVATPFCGYAINKFGRKYTAMLYGLPFVLSWTIISLTKYVPLILAAMCVAGFGAAGQIVSGVYVSEIAQDSIRGALTSSVVSGFFLGLLTSYIMGGYLTYNQIIYTFLTLSVLYIVFLTFLKESPVFLMQQGKEKEAAEAIAFYRHVPVTSKEVEIEITKIRIQLDPRINEVLQCENEPDLTNTLLKNKPEPTVQKPESAWQFLRKSESSKRALAAVLIVMATTILMGSIVIQVYAEEMFKMAVPSMPPNLCAIVLAVIFVCACFVCAAVVDKLGRKMLLTSTSAASGVFTLLLGTQIECGWAPHWVTALLIYLYCFIYTLGAACVPFILTAEVFLPEVRGLCNTFSMACMWIFNFITLMIFNPLVEVLSLGIVFCGFSATCFLGALYSHYCLPETKGLPADEIQLLFLKKKTKNNKV encoded by the exons atggAAAATAAAAGGGATAAAGTGACGCGGAAggcattttttatacaattgctGTCGACTATATCAA TTGCCTTCCTGACTTCCCTTACTGGTTTCACCTACGCCTGGCCATCATGTGTAATAGAAAACTTCCGCTCAAATGAAACTGTGTTGTCACATCCGATGTCCTCCCTCGAAATCTCATTGCTGGGCAGCCTGACCAACGTCGGAGGGCTAGTAGCCACCCCTTTCTGTGGCTATGCCATCAATAAATTTGGAAGAAAGTATACGGCTATGCTGTATGGACTGCCGTTTGTG CTATCCTGGACGATAATCTCTCTCACAAAATACGTGCCTCTGATCTTAGCCGCAATGTGTGTAGCGGGATTTGGCGCGGCCGGCCAGATCGTGTCCGGGGTATACGTGTCTGAAATAGCCCAGGATTCCATCCGAGGCGCTCTGACCTCAAGTGTCGTCTCAGGATTTTTCCTCGGGCTACTTACCTCATACATCATGGGAGGATATTTGACGTATAATCAAATCATTTACACGTTTCTGACACTATCAGTGTTGTATATTGTGTTTCTGACATTCTTGAAGGAATCACCAGTATTTCTGATGCAACAAGGAAAAGAAAAG GAAGCTGCGGAGGCGATAGCGTTTTACAGACATGTACCAGTGACGTCAAAAGAGGTGGAGATCGAGATAACGAAAATAAGAATACAACTCGATCCCAGAATAAACGAAGTGTTGCAGTGTGAGAATG agcCCGATTTAACCAACACACTTTTGAAAAACAAACCAGAACCGACTGTTCAAAAACCTGAATCGGCATGGCAATTCTTAC GAAAGTCCGAGTCATCAAAGCGTGCCCTAGCCGCCGTGCTAATCGTGATGGCGACGACCATCCTCATGGGGTCCATCGTGATCCAGGTGTACGCGGAGGAGATGTTCAAGATGGCGGTGCCCTCGATGCCGCCTAACCTGTGTGCCATCGTGCTGGCTGTCATTTTCGTCTGCGCTTGTTTCGTGTGCGCCGCAGTTGTTGATAAACTTGGGAGAAAG ATGCTTTTGACGAGCACGTCAGCAGCTTCCGGAGTGTTCACACTACTTCTGGGGACACAGATAGAGTGTGGCTGGGCGCCCCACTGGGTCACAGCTCTCCTCATCTACCTCTACTGTTTCATCTACACCCTCGGCGCCGCCTGCGTGCCCTTCATACTCACCGCTGAAGTGTTCCTACCGGAG GTCCGCGGCCTCTGCAATACCTTCAGCATGGCCTGCATGTGGATTTTCAACTTCATCACTCTCATGATCTTCAACCCACTCGTAGAG GTACTGAGTCTGGGCATCGTGTTCTGCGGGTTCTCGGCCACCTGCTTCCTCGGGGCGCTCTACAGTCACTACTGCTTGCCCGAAACCAAGGGACTGCCGGCTGATGAGATTCAGCTTCTATTCCTTAAAAAGAAGACAAAGAATAATAAAGTTTAG